One stretch of Terriglobales bacterium DNA includes these proteins:
- a CDS encoding phytoene/squalene synthase family protein: protein MRQPPPLQLAAAYSVCRGITRSNARNFYWAFLVLPSEKRDALAAVYAFMRHSDDIADDTTLPPQEKAARLEAWRAELHRVLDGGATDDPVLFALADAQRRFEIPIQRLDELITGTAMDVSGSVGAPPNQAVGAPPSSGAHVAPERAGNPAAGTTEPTVLYRNFDELRNYCYHVASVVGLVCIKIFGYRDPAAEPLAEKTGIAFQLTNIIRDVKEDALMGRIYIPADDLARFQRTAAELAPAAPGNGFDASRFRGVLELETFRARDHYQAAQKLLPLIDEDSRPALWVLVEIYRRLLEKIVARNYDVFTDRIRLSAREKGLLLLRGLWLRLTRWAITPAPRPSA from the coding sequence ATGAGGCAGCCCCCGCCATTGCAGCTCGCCGCCGCGTATTCGGTGTGCCGAGGCATCACCCGCAGCAACGCGCGGAATTTCTATTGGGCCTTTCTCGTGCTCCCGTCGGAGAAGCGCGACGCGCTGGCCGCCGTCTATGCCTTCATGCGGCACTCCGACGACATCGCCGACGACACCACGCTGCCGCCGCAGGAAAAAGCCGCGCGCCTCGAGGCCTGGCGCGCCGAGTTGCATCGCGTCCTCGACGGCGGAGCCACCGATGATCCGGTGCTGTTCGCGCTCGCCGACGCCCAGCGCCGCTTCGAAATCCCCATCCAGCGCCTCGACGAGCTCATCACCGGCACCGCGATGGATGTGTCCGGGTCCGTGGGCGCCCCACCCAACCAAGCTGTGGGCGCCCCACCCTCTTCCGGCGCGCACGTTGCGCCGGAAAGGGCGGGAAATCCGGCGGCTGGCACAACAGAACCCACGGTCCTCTACAGGAACTTCGACGAACTCCGCAATTACTGCTACCACGTGGCCTCGGTCGTCGGACTCGTCTGCATCAAGATCTTCGGATACCGCGATCCCGCCGCCGAACCGCTCGCGGAGAAAACCGGAATCGCCTTCCAGCTCACCAACATCATCCGTGACGTGAAAGAAGATGCGCTGATGGGCCGCATCTACATCCCGGCCGACGACCTGGCGCGCTTCCAGCGCACGGCCGCGGAACTGGCGCCGGCGGCGCCGGGCAACGGCTTCGATGCGTCGCGCTTCCGCGGCGTGCTCGAACTGGAGACCTTCCGCGCGCGCGATCACTACCAGGCCGCGCAGAAGCTCCTGCCCCTCATCGACGAAGACTCCCGGCCCGCCCTCTGGGTGCTGGTGGAGATCTATCGCCGCCTGCTGGAGAAGATCGTGGCCCGCAACTACGACGTCTTCACCGATCGCATCCGGCTCTCCGCGCGAGAAAAAGGCCTGCTGCTGCTGCGCGGCCTCTGGCTGCGGCTCACGCGCTGGGCGATCACGCCGGCGCCGCGACCCTCGGCATGA
- a CDS encoding phytoene/squalene synthase family protein — MTAALNELLRGTSRSFYLTLRVLPAAVRPQISLAYLLARTADTIADTDALPLDQRLAALREFREAILDSAPPHSFDSFAAQQASQAEKTLLQRPPEALAALSRLSQPDQQLIREVLSTIISGQELDLLRFGANKGGAGAALDTDAELDDYTYRVAGCVGEFWTRLCRAHLFPRAPLNDEQLIADGVRFGKGLQLVNVLRDLPADLANGRCYLPRESLRAAGLEPATLLAPENEAKFVPLYRGHLDIAEQHLSAGWRYTTTLPYGQFRVRLACAWPILIGLKTIQKLRASSVAQIRERVKISRGEVRAIVARSLLAAPFPLLWRRLA, encoded by the coding sequence ATGACCGCGGCGCTGAATGAACTGCTGCGCGGGACCTCGCGTTCGTTCTACCTGACCTTGCGCGTGCTGCCCGCCGCCGTGCGTCCCCAGATCAGCCTCGCGTACCTGCTCGCCCGCACCGCCGACACCATCGCCGACACCGACGCTCTGCCCCTCGACCAGCGCCTGGCCGCCTTGCGCGAGTTTCGCGAAGCGATCCTGGATTCCGCGCCGCCTCACAGCTTCGACAGCTTTGCCGCCCAGCAAGCCTCGCAAGCAGAGAAGACCCTGCTGCAACGTCCGCCCGAAGCGCTCGCCGCGCTTTCCCGCCTTTCACAGCCGGACCAGCAACTCATTCGCGAAGTCCTTTCCACCATCATCAGCGGTCAGGAACTCGACTTGCTGCGCTTCGGCGCAAACAAAGGGGGCGCCGGCGCCGCTCTCGACACCGACGCCGAGCTTGACGACTACACCTACCGCGTCGCCGGCTGCGTGGGCGAGTTCTGGACCAGGCTTTGCCGCGCGCACCTGTTTCCCCGCGCGCCGCTCAATGACGAACAGCTCATTGCCGACGGCGTCCGCTTCGGGAAGGGCCTGCAACTTGTGAATGTACTGCGCGACCTGCCCGCCGACCTCGCGAATGGCCGGTGTTATCTGCCGCGCGAATCTCTTCGCGCCGCTGGTCTGGAGCCCGCGACCCTGCTCGCGCCGGAGAACGAAGCGAAGTTTGTGCCGCTCTACCGCGGCCATCTCGACATCGCCGAACAGCACCTCAGCGCCGGCTGGCGCTACACCACCACGCTGCCCTACGGCCAATTCCGCGTCCGCCTGGCCTGCGCCTGGCCCATCTTGATAGGACTGAAGACCATTCAGAAGCTGCGCGCCTCGAGCGTTGCGCAGATCAGGGAACGCGTGAAGATCTCACGCGGCGAAGTGCGGGCGATTGTTGCCAGGTCGCTGCTTGCGGCGCCATTTCCTCTGCTGTGGCGGCGCCTTGCGTAG
- a CDS encoding zinc-binding dehydrogenase has translation MTAAVLYGKEDVKIERVPIPRVEDGEVLVKVEVALTCGTDLKVYQRGYHARMIVPPALFGHELAGVVAETGHGVTNFRRGERVVALNSAPCGMCFYCARHQENLCEDLLFNNGAYAEFIKIPRRIVEKNMLVIPPQMSMEEAPIVEPLACVVRGLEETHAQIGDTVAVIGAGPVGLMFVQVARLAGCNVVAVVKHDEQVSAAKRMGAHDVVQITKIEDPIAAVRSLTPERRGADVVIEAIGRPQGWEMAVDMVRKGGTVNFFGGCASGTKVNLDTNRLHYSEITLKATFHHTPATVRRAFALLAEKKIRSNDYITGEAPLSRLQQVLQAMLKRTGEIKTAIIPGH, from the coding sequence ATGACCGCAGCCGTCCTCTACGGTAAAGAGGACGTAAAGATTGAGCGCGTCCCCATTCCTCGCGTCGAAGACGGCGAGGTCCTGGTCAAAGTCGAAGTTGCCCTCACCTGCGGCACCGACCTGAAGGTCTACCAGCGCGGCTACCACGCGCGCATGATCGTTCCTCCCGCGCTGTTCGGGCACGAGCTGGCCGGCGTGGTTGCGGAAACCGGCCATGGGGTCACTAACTTCCGCCGCGGCGAGCGCGTGGTCGCGCTCAACTCGGCTCCGTGCGGCATGTGCTTCTACTGCGCGCGCCACCAGGAAAACCTCTGCGAAGACCTGCTGTTCAACAACGGCGCCTACGCCGAGTTCATCAAGATTCCGCGCCGCATCGTCGAGAAGAACATGCTGGTGATTCCTCCGCAGATGTCCATGGAGGAAGCGCCCATCGTCGAGCCGCTGGCCTGCGTCGTCCGCGGCCTGGAAGAAACGCACGCCCAGATCGGCGACACCGTCGCGGTGATCGGCGCCGGACCGGTCGGACTGATGTTTGTCCAGGTCGCCCGGCTTGCCGGCTGCAACGTGGTGGCGGTCGTGAAGCACGACGAGCAGGTCAGCGCCGCCAAGCGCATGGGCGCGCACGACGTCGTGCAGATCACCAAGATCGAAGACCCCATTGCCGCCGTGCGCTCGCTCACGCCCGAGCGCCGCGGCGCCGACGTCGTCATCGAAGCCATCGGCCGCCCGCAAGGCTGGGAGATGGCCGTGGACATGGTCCGCAAGGGCGGCACGGTGAACTTCTTCGGCGGATGCGCCAGCGGCACCAAGGTCAATCTCGACACCAACCGCCTGCACTACTCCGAGATCACGCTGAAAGCAACGTTCCACCACACGCCCGCCACCGTGCGCCGCGCCTTCGCGCTGCTGGCGGAGAAGAAAATTCGCAGCAACGATTACATCACCGGCGAGGCGCCGCTCTCGCGCCTGCAACAGGTGTTGCAGGCCATGCTCAAGCGCACCGGCGAAATCAAGACCGCCATCATCCCGGGCCACTGA
- a CDS encoding EamA family transporter, giving the protein MTLRRYLLLATIVLLGAVGDTMLSRGMKDVGAISLHNLGSALGALLNPWVAGGTLLLIGFLSGYTSALSWADLTFVLPATSFGYVVVALLSVFFLGETVTVTRWAGILLITAGVGFVAGGPSYTTKHERARIAAGEELHGRP; this is encoded by the coding sequence GTGACGCTCCGCCGATACCTGCTGCTGGCCACCATCGTCCTGCTGGGCGCGGTCGGCGACACGATGCTTTCGCGCGGCATGAAGGACGTTGGCGCGATCTCCCTCCACAACCTGGGCAGCGCGCTGGGCGCTCTGCTCAACCCCTGGGTGGCCGGCGGCACGCTGCTGCTCATCGGCTTTCTCTCCGGATACACTTCCGCGCTTTCCTGGGCCGACCTGACGTTCGTCCTGCCGGCAACGTCGTTCGGCTACGTTGTCGTGGCGCTGCTCTCGGTCTTCTTCCTCGGTGAAACGGTGACCGTGACGCGCTGGGCGGGGATTTTGCTGATCACCGCCGGGGTGGGCTTCGTTGCCGGAGGACCTTCCTACACCACCAAGCACGAGCGGGCGCGCATCGCCGCGGGCGAGGAGCTGCATGGACGTCCGTGA
- a CDS encoding zinc-dependent dehydrogenase: protein MATITQPGAGAASRAIPATMTAAVYRGVNDVRIETVPVPEIGRGEVLIRVHTCGICGTDLKKISTGSHSAPRIFGHETAGTIAAVGEGVTAFRPGDRVMVFHHIPCGRCYYCSKKVFAQCPTYKKVGVTAGFEPSGGGFAEYVRVLPWIVGDVGERMPQRGVVRIPDGVSFEQASFVEPVNTCLKAIEQLQLQRGESVLVMGQGPIGLLLALLARRAGGEVITSDLFVPRLKIAASLGIQATIDASGANVVDRVRELTGGRGADAVLLAVAGNSLIPVALDAARPGGRVMLFAQTVRSEARFDPAAVCVDEKTLLGSYSASVDLQEESARLVFSGELDLERLITHRFPLAQAVQALELAAHPRPDSMKVVIQPSLSVVP from the coding sequence ATGGCCACCATCACCCAACCCGGAGCGGGCGCCGCCTCGCGCGCCATCCCGGCCACCATGACCGCCGCCGTCTATCGCGGCGTCAATGACGTGCGCATCGAGACCGTTCCCGTTCCCGAGATCGGCCGCGGCGAGGTGCTCATCCGCGTGCACACCTGCGGCATCTGCGGCACGGACCTGAAGAAGATCTCGACCGGCTCGCACTCGGCCCCGCGCATCTTTGGTCACGAAACCGCTGGAACCATTGCCGCTGTAGGGGAAGGTGTCACGGCCTTTCGGCCGGGCGATCGCGTGATGGTCTTCCACCACATCCCCTGCGGGCGCTGCTACTACTGCTCCAAGAAAGTTTTCGCCCAGTGCCCCACGTACAAGAAGGTCGGCGTCACCGCCGGCTTTGAGCCCTCGGGCGGCGGCTTCGCCGAATACGTGCGCGTCCTGCCCTGGATTGTGGGAGATGTCGGCGAGCGCATGCCACAGCGTGGCGTGGTGCGCATCCCTGACGGCGTCAGCTTCGAGCAGGCATCGTTCGTGGAGCCGGTCAATACCTGCCTGAAGGCAATCGAACAGCTGCAACTTCAGCGTGGTGAGAGCGTTCTGGTCATGGGACAAGGCCCCATTGGCCTGCTGCTGGCCCTGCTGGCGCGGCGGGCCGGAGGCGAGGTAATCACTTCCGATTTGTTCGTCCCAAGGCTTAAAATAGCTGCATCGCTGGGCATTCAGGCGACCATCGACGCCTCGGGCGCCAACGTGGTCGACCGCGTGAGGGAACTGACTGGCGGACGCGGCGCCGACGCGGTCTTGCTCGCCGTCGCCGGTAACAGCTTGATTCCGGTTGCCTTGGACGCGGCGCGTCCGGGCGGGCGGGTGATGCTGTTTGCCCAGACGGTGCGCAGCGAAGCGCGTTTCGATCCGGCTGCCGTTTGCGTGGACGAGAAGACGCTGCTGGGCTCCTATAGCGCGTCGGTGGACTTGCAGGAAGAGTCGGCCCGCCTGGTCTTCAGCGGCGAACTCGACCTGGAGCGGCTGATTACCCACCGCTTCCCGCTGGCGCAGGCGGTACAGGCCCTGGAGTTGGCTGCGCATCCGCGGCCGGACTCGATGAAGGTAGTCATCCAGCCTTCCTTGAGTGTCGTACCGTAA